The following proteins are encoded in a genomic region of Glycine max cultivar Williams 82 chromosome 18, Glycine_max_v4.0, whole genome shotgun sequence:
- the LOC100813753 gene encoding agamous-like MADS-box protein MADS3, with protein sequence MGRGKVELKRIENKINRQVTFSKRRNGLVKKAKELSVLCDAEVALVIFSARGKPFTFPDDAESIMKTYDRYRKYYSHQHGNIELENQDWYQEMLKLNEKCESLQRTQRLLHGEDLGPLSIKELLILEEQLEKALSQARQRKTQLMIKQMEELRQKERHLEDLNKELRLKLEPYGFNLKASLWGSTSSADGDGSFPLQPSLTYPEPFLQIGYSVQGEPSIVPKSMASETNFQGWFL encoded by the exons ATGGGTAGAGGAAAGGTTGAGCTGAAGAGGATTGAGAACAAAATCAATCGCCAAGTTACCTTCTCCAAAAGAAGGAATGGTTTGGTGAAGAAAGCCAAAGAGCTCTCAGTGCTGTGTGATGCAGAGGTTGCCCTTGTCATTTTCTCAGCTCGTGGCAAGCCCTTCACCTTTCCAGACGATGCTGAAag taTTATGAAAACCTATGATCGATACCGGAAGTACTACTCTCATCAACATGGCAATATTGAACTTGAAAATCAG GACTGGTACCAAGAAATGTTAAAGCTAAATGAAAAGTGTGAGTCTCTTCAAAGGACACAAAG GCTTCTGCACGGGGAAGATCTTGGACCACTGAGCATAAAAGAGTTACTAATTCTTGAAGAGCAACTTGAAAAAGCTTTATCACAAGCTAGGCAGAGGAAG ACACAACTGATGATTAAACAAATGGAAGAGCTTCGTCAAAAG GAACGCCATCTTGAAGACCTGAATAAAGAACTTAGACTCAAG CTTGAGCCTTATGGATTTAATCTCAAAGCAAGCCTGTGGGGCTCTACTTCCTCTGCTGATGGCGATGGGAGCTTTCCCTTGCAGCCTTCCTTAACCTACCCTGAACCTTTCTTGCAAATAGG GTATTCTGTTCAAGGTGAGCCATCCATTGTCCCAAAGAGCATGGCCAGTGAGACTAATTTTCAGGGATGGTTCCTTTGA
- the LOC100813219 gene encoding polygalacturonate 4-alpha-galacturonosyltransferase: MAPNNNRTKGSHFPLLAFLFLCLLAPLLFFFFASPLHDQGDDSAVSSEKVARSKEWQALQDLKLLFSKEVLDVIVSNTNDVGPLSLENFRKNNLSASWRVAGLRTSNAMNQLNQPADNVREEKQNGKEGRFSVDRAQWTGSPAQLSRRQLIEKRKEKRAAELVKQDDEVIVKLEDSAIEHSKSVDSAVLGKYNIWRKENENENADSTVRLIRDQIIMAKVYLSIAKMKNKLQLYQELESQLKESQRALGEATSDADMHHSDHEKMKTMGQVLSKAKEQLYDCELVTGKLRAMLQTADEQVRGLKKQSTFLSQLAAKTIPDGIHCLSMRLTIDYYLLPLEKRKFPRSENLENPSLYHYALFSDNVLAASVVVNSTIVNAKDPSKHVFHLVTDKLNFGAMNMWFLLNPPGKATINVENVDEFKWLNSSYCPVLRQLESATMKEYYFKAGHPTTTGASNLKYRNPKYLSMLNHLRFYLPQVYPKLDKILFLDDDIVVQKDLTGLWAVNLNGKVNGAVLTCGESFHRFDKYLNFSNPHIAKNFDPNACGWAYGMNMFDLKVWKKKDITGIYHKWQNLNEDRVLWKLGTLPPGLMTFYGLTHPLNKSWHVLGLGYNPSVDRSEIDTAAVIHYNGNMKPWLEIAMTKYRSYWTKYVKFNHPYLQNCKLRE, translated from the exons ATGgcacccaacaacaacagaacaAAGGGATCCCATTTTCCGCTTCTGGCCTTCCTCTTCCTCTGCCTCCTCGCGCCCctcctcttctttttcttcgcATCGCCCCTTCACG ATCAAGGTGATGACTCAGCTGTTTCGAGCGAAAAG GTTGCCAGATCGAAAGAATGGCAGGCATTGCAGGATCTTAAATTGCTTTTTTCAAAAGAG GTTCTTGATGTTATTGTGTCCAACACAAATGATGTGGGGCCTTTGAGCCTtgagaattttagaaaaaataatctgTCTGCTTCATGGAGAGTTGCTGGATTAAGGACTTCAAATGCTATGAATCAG ctCAACCAACCAGCAGACAATGTTAGAGAAGAGAAGCAAAATGGGAAGGAAGGAAGATTTTCAG TTGATCGTGCTCAGTGGACTGGCAGTCCTGCTCAGCTATCAAGAAGG CAATTAATagagaaaaggaaggaaaaacgTGCTGCTGAGTTGGTAAAACAGGATGATGAAGTAATTGTAAAACTTGAAGATTCAGCTATTGAACACTCAAAATCTGTTGATTCAGCAGTTCTAGGTAAATACAACATTTGgaggaaagaaaatgagaatgaaaatgCTGATTCTACAGTACGGTTGATTCGAGACCAAATCATTATGGCTAAGGTTTACTTGAGTATTgcaaagatgaagaacaagctTCAACTGTACCAAGAACTGGAATCTCAGCTTAAAGAAAGTCAACGTGCTTTAGGTGAGGCAACTTCTGATGCTGACATGCATCACAG TGAtcatgaaaaaatgaaaactatgGGCCAAGTTCTTTCTAAGGCAAAAGAGCAACTGTATGACTGCGAGTTGGTTACTGGGAAATTGAGGGCAATGCTACAAACAGCTGATGAGCAGGTTAGAGGATTGAAGAAACAAAGCACATTCCTTAGTCAGTTGGCTGCCAAAACCATACCAGATGGAATTCACTGCCTATCTATGCGCCTTACCATAGATTACTACCTACTTCCCcttgaaaagagaaaattccctaGAAGTGAGAATTTGGAGAATCCTAGTCTCTATCATTATGCCCTGTTCTCGGACAATGTCTTGGCTGCATCTGTTGTTGTCAACTCAACCATTGTGAATGCAAAG GATCCTTCGAAGCATGTGTTTCACCTTGTTACTGATAAACTAAATTTTGGAGCCATGAACATGTGGTTTTTGTTGAATCCTCCTGGAAAAGCTACAATCAATGTTGAAAATGTTGATGAATTTAAGTGGTTGAACTCATCCTACTGCCCAGTCTTGAGGCAGCTTGAATCTGCAACAATGAAAGAGTATTATTTCAAGGCAGGCCATCCAACTACTACTGGTGCTTCAAATCTCAAGTACAGAAATCCCAAATATCTGTCAATGCTCAACCACTTGAGATTCTATCTTCCACAAGTTTATCCAAAGTTGGATAAGATTCTTTTTCTGGATGATGACATTGTTGTCCAGAAGGATTTGACTGGATTATGGGCTGTGAATCTTAATGGAAAAGTAAATGGTGCTGTTTTAACATGCGGAGAGAGTTTTCACCGATTTGACAAGTACCTTAACTTTTCAAATCCGCATATTGCGAAAAATTTTGATCCAAATGCTTGTGGTTGGGCATACGGGATGAACATGTTTGATTTGAAGGTGTGGAAAAAGAAGGACATCACTGGCATATATCACAAGTGGCAGAATTTG AACGAAGACAGGGTGCTGTGGAAGCTGGGGACATTGCCTCCAGGGCTGATGACATTCTATGGATTAACACATCCGCTAAATAAATCATGGCACGTACTCGGTCTGGGCTACAATCCAAGTGTAGATCGTTCGGAGATCGATACTGCGGCAGTCATACACTACAATGGTAATATGAAGCCGTGGTTAGAGATAGCCATGACAAAGTATCGGTCTTACTGGACCAAATAtgtcaaatttaatcatccctATCTTCAGAATTGTAAGCTACGTGAATGA